The Mesomycoplasma ovipneumoniae genome includes a region encoding these proteins:
- a CDS encoding MPN499 family protein: MANIRLREKISKFIKIKVNHLSDGYWLVPSFTKLFSPRMTAVVIKKAKTLEELVEFNDFYKKELIFSFNGDHNFYNFNILMKLRKIDFRLDIKAVLKKPDDAIFIFFPVPNCKIVLDKKSLKLIYNGIIPFFSKEYYSNLALYQRENAAKLQNNDVFKGFFWRRNGFEEIYAKNEA; encoded by the coding sequence ATGGCTAATATCCGATTAAGAGAAAAAATTTCAAAATTTATTAAAATAAAAGTTAACCACTTATCAGATGGATATTGACTTGTTCCTAGTTTTACTAAACTTTTCTCACCAAGAATGACGGCTGTTGTTATAAAAAAAGCAAAAACCTTGGAAGAATTAGTCGAATTTAACGACTTTTATAAAAAAGAATTAATCTTTAGTTTTAACGGCGATCATAATTTTTATAATTTTAATATTCTAATGAAATTACGTAAAATTGATTTTCGTCTTGATATAAAAGCTGTTTTAAAAAAACCTGATGATGCTATTTTTATTTTTTTTCCTGTTCCAAATTGCAAAATAGTTTTAGATAAAAAATCATTAAAACTAATTTATAACGGAATTATTCCCTTTTTTTCAAAAGAATATTATTCAAATTTAGCTCTTTATCAACGCGAAAACGCCGCAAAACTACAAAATAATGATGTTTTTAAAGGGTTTTTTTGAAGGCGAAATGGATTTGAAGAAATTTATGCAAAAAATGAAGCATAA
- a CDS encoding HAD family hydrolase produces MDKNNNTIKEKLKNIENFVFDLDGTLLKSDHQISPKSVETIEKLKKDGKKIIFCSGRPWYFIKKYYFALKPDFPIISCNGSLIYDYKNESVVFSKTFSPSQVLEIFKSLAKNQVFFLIYTTKNMLAFSQKQTTCPWFSFLKNENENFSEAEKLPLEFYDYESLSQSEISNLDVVKFLLIKRDSNPELFEKSMDELKNVQGIYFVQSQSSVIDIMISGSNKGQGLNYLEQNYDLNLDKTLSFGDAKNDISMFGQTKLAIAMGQASEEVKQHADYITDSNDTEGIANFFSKYYG; encoded by the coding sequence ATGGACAAAAACAATAATACTATCAAAGAAAAATTAAAAAATATCGAAAATTTTGTTTTCGATCTCGATGGAACTTTATTAAAATCTGATCACCAAATCAGCCCAAAATCTGTTGAAACAATAGAAAAATTAAAAAAAGATGGCAAAAAAATTATTTTTTGCTCGGGTAGACCTTGATATTTTATAAAAAAATATTATTTTGCACTAAAACCAGATTTTCCGATAATAAGTTGCAATGGTTCACTGATTTATGACTATAAAAATGAATCTGTTGTTTTTAGTAAAACTTTTAGTCCAAGTCAAGTTTTAGAAATTTTTAAGAGCCTAGCCAAAAATCAAGTATTTTTCTTGATTTATACAACCAAAAATATGCTAGCTTTTAGCCAAAAACAAACAACATGCCCGTGATTTTCTTTCCTTAAAAATGAAAATGAAAATTTTTCTGAAGCTGAAAAATTGCCTTTAGAATTTTACGACTATGAAAGTTTATCCCAGAGCGAAATTTCTAATCTTGACGTGGTAAAATTTTTACTTATTAAACGAGATAGTAACCCTGAGCTTTTTGAAAAATCAATGGACGAACTTAAAAATGTTCAAGGAATTTATTTTGTTCAGTCCCAATCTTCAGTAATTGATATTATGATTTCTGGTTCAAACAAAGGTCAAGGACTAAATTATTTAGAGCAAAATTATGACCTAAATCTCGATAAGACTTTATCTTTTGGCGATGCAAAAAATGATATTTCAATGTTTGGCCAAACTAAACTAGCTATCGCTATGGGTCAAGCGTCTGAAGAAGTAAAACAACATGCTGATTATATAACAGATTCAAATGATACCGAAGGAATAGCAAACTTTTTTTCAAAATATTATGGCTAA
- the mnmA gene encoding tRNA 2-thiouridine(34) synthase MnmA, which produces MAKIVVGLSGGVDSAVSAYLLKKQGHEVICVFMRNWDSDLNNDFLGQKNLGDNHICPQEQDWQDAKKVAEQLNLPIFRVDFVKQYWDEVFSDLIQKYKSGLTPNPDILCNKNIKFKHFLDYAINVHQADFIAMGHYAKTKNGNLFTPKDKNKDQTYFLGQLSKDQLKKTIFPLADYLKSEVREIAKNLELMNATKKDSTGICFIGERKFTDFLQNYIPAQPGPIVDITTNEIIGKHIGIMYFTIGQRKGFGLSGMNEPYFVVGHNLQEKILYAAPSSQKIWLESNQLLATNANFLTENFPLENLKAKFRYRQEFVEVNIKIIDHNSFYVYYQNYTAVTPGQQVVIYSQDQVVLAGEISLIFRDGKKLDYLS; this is translated from the coding sequence GTGGCTAAAATTGTTGTTGGTCTTTCAGGCGGCGTTGATTCTGCGGTTAGCGCATACCTTCTAAAAAAACAAGGGCATGAAGTTATTTGTGTCTTTATGAGAAATTGAGATTCTGACCTTAACAATGATTTTTTAGGTCAGAAAAATTTAGGCGACAATCATATTTGTCCGCAAGAGCAAGATTGGCAGGATGCAAAAAAAGTGGCAGAGCAACTAAATTTGCCAATTTTCCGTGTAGATTTTGTAAAACAATATTGAGATGAAGTTTTTAGCGATCTAATTCAAAAGTACAAATCCGGTTTAACTCCAAATCCTGACATTTTGTGTAACAAAAACATAAAATTCAAACATTTTCTTGATTATGCAATTAATGTTCATCAAGCCGATTTTATTGCAATGGGTCACTATGCAAAAACAAAAAACGGAAATTTGTTTACTCCAAAAGACAAAAATAAAGATCAAACTTATTTTTTAGGACAACTTTCAAAAGATCAGCTAAAAAAAACAATTTTCCCGCTTGCCGATTATTTAAAAAGTGAAGTTAGAGAAATTGCCAAAAATTTAGAGCTAATGAATGCAACAAAAAAAGACTCAACTGGAATTTGCTTCATTGGTGAAAGAAAATTTACTGATTTTCTCCAAAATTATATTCCTGCTCAACCTGGTCCAATCGTCGATATTACCACAAATGAAATTATCGGAAAACATATTGGAATTATGTATTTTACAATTGGGCAACGAAAAGGTTTTGGCCTAAGCGGAATGAATGAACCTTATTTTGTTGTTGGTCACAATCTTCAAGAAAAAATTTTGTATGCGGCTCCATCAAGTCAAAAAATTTGACTTGAATCAAACCAGCTTTTAGCAACTAATGCTAATTTTTTGACAGAAAATTTTCCACTTGAAAATTTAAAAGCCAAATTTCGCTACCGTCAAGAATTTGTTGAGGTTAATATCAAAATAATTGACCATAATTCTTTTTATGTTTATTATCAAAATTATACTGCAGTAACGCCTGGCCAACAAGTTGTGATTTATTCTCAAGATCAAGTTGTTTTAGCTGGCGAAATATCACTTATTTTCCGTGATGGCAAAAAACTTGATTATTTAAGTTAA
- a CDS encoding 3-keto-L-gulonate-6-phosphate decarboxylase UlaD: MALPLLQIALDNQSIEEAILSAKKAEKYIDVIEVGTILLAAEGKKAISELRKNFPDKIIVADGKIADAGNIFGKMFFDSGADFTTVICAAETPTIKDLVNLSHDYSQKMAKSLEIQVEMTNNFTWEQVQDWKNAGVPQVVWHRPRDSQASGVKWAQKDIDIVKKLADLGFKVTITGGVEVEDIKLFKDIPIYIFIAGRSIRDAANPEEKAKEFKDEFKKYWN; the protein is encoded by the coding sequence ATGGCGCTACCACTTTTACAAATTGCTCTTGATAATCAAAGTATTGAAGAGGCGATATTGTCTGCAAAAAAAGCAGAAAAATATATTGATGTTATTGAAGTTGGAACAATTTTACTAGCCGCTGAAGGTAAAAAAGCTATTTCTGAACTTCGAAAAAATTTTCCTGATAAAATAATTGTTGCTGATGGTAAGATTGCTGATGCTGGAAACATTTTTGGAAAAATGTTTTTTGACTCAGGCGCTGATTTTACAACTGTAATTTGTGCAGCAGAAACTCCGACAATCAAAGATTTAGTCAATCTTTCTCATGACTACAGTCAAAAAATGGCTAAAAGTCTTGAAATTCAAGTAGAAATGACAAATAATTTTACTTGAGAACAAGTTCAAGACTGAAAAAATGCAGGTGTTCCCCAAGTTGTTTGACACCGTCCGCGCGATTCGCAAGCTAGCGGAGTTAAATGAGCCCAAAAAGATATTGATATTGTAAAAAAACTCGCGGATTTAGGCTTCAAAGTTACAATTACTGGCGGAGTTGAAGTTGAGGATATTAAATTATTTAAAGATATTCCAATTTACATTTTTATTGCCGGCCGTTCAATTCGTGATGCTGCGAATCCTGAAGAAAAAGCAAAGGAATTTAAGGATGAATTTAAAAAATACTGAAATTAA
- a CDS encoding L-ribulose-5-phosphate 3-epimerase, with product MNLKNTEINFPLGIYEKAIDKRLTFVDKIKVAKKAGFDFIEMSVDESDEFAARLDFSKNQIKEIRDTLFENDFYINSLCLSLHRKFPFGAKDEKIRQKALEIMEKALILAKNLGIRIIQLAAYDIYYEQPHPDSEIFFIQTMKKIVQLARKYSVTIAFESMDTKFAGTISRLLYLQKQIGSGVLLYPDLGNLSRFSNDLEAEIKLGKSEIVAFHFKDTLPGIFKNLEFSQGDVDFVSVFSYILKAQIAVPFVIEMWHKEENFDQNLPLSENMAKQSQIIAKARDFFIENLRIAYENQR from the coding sequence ATGAATTTAAAAAATACTGAAATTAATTTTCCTTTAGGAATTTACGAAAAAGCGATTGATAAACGTTTGACATTTGTCGACAAAATTAAAGTGGCAAAAAAAGCAGGATTTGATTTTATTGAAATGTCTGTTGATGAAAGCGATGAATTTGCTGCTCGTCTTGATTTTTCTAAAAATCAAATTAAAGAAATTCGTGATACTTTATTTGAAAATGATTTTTATATAAATTCTTTGTGTCTGTCATTGCACCGAAAATTTCCTTTTGGCGCAAAAGATGAAAAAATTCGCCAAAAAGCGCTTGAAATTATGGAAAAAGCGCTAATTTTGGCAAAAAATCTCGGAATTAGAATTATTCAACTTGCTGCATATGATATTTATTATGAGCAGCCTCATCCTGATTCTGAGATTTTTTTCATTCAAACAATGAAAAAAATTGTTCAATTAGCAAGAAAATATAGTGTCACAATCGCTTTTGAATCAATGGATACAAAATTTGCCGGAACAATTTCAAGACTACTTTATCTTCAAAAACAAATTGGCTCAGGCGTGCTTTTATACCCGGATTTAGGTAATTTATCCCGTTTTTCGAATGATTTAGAAGCAGAAATCAAACTAGGAAAATCAGAAATTGTTGCCTTTCATTTTAAAGATACTCTCCCTGGAATTTTTAAAAATCTTGAGTTTTCCCAAGGTGATGTCGATTTTGTTTCTGTATTTAGCTATATTTTAAAAGCCCAAATTGCCGTGCCTTTTGTAATTGAAATGTGGCACAAAGAAGAAAATTTTGACCAAAATTTGCCACTTTCTGAAAATATGGCAAAACAAAGCCAAATTATCGCAAAAGCACGTGATTTCTTTATTGAAAATTTAAGGATTGCTTATGAAAATCAAAGATAG
- a CDS encoding YbhB/YbcL family Raf kinase inhibitor-like protein — protein MIKIYIPDVKNGVLDTQFGNGNLGKKYPNSVSFPIKWDKVKGAKSYALTLIDYEATAELGFVFIHWVAANIKKNKLKWDDSFSRQDKMYQFENSMTRHANNYLLDSFYRPHPDGVYFGPLPPANDHNYRLEVFALDVENIIPEDLKNKPLFYDDFLELIKNHVLDFGISSFLYRSHGKIENNLLVKKQISKSELNAPLAKEEQNFFLDFLPINFSSSALIARENDYHLLDIEFLGKQGTSPFFSARNFDIEIYSESNKIKEYAIIITSFAENFSLGVGLNVWNRVGIIKKTDDYKTTLSAGKNSFDLFDSDIPVFNSFGSFCADSIAKKINLDSSEKFEFIKAKYGVIYLPGLTNGQGKYQLEIFGLNQVIDWSQIARNLNKPLTSFEVLSAIKGKVIGYNRTFFKLI, from the coding sequence ATGATAAAAATTTATATCCCTGATGTTAAAAATGGCGTTTTAGACACCCAATTTGGTAATGGCAATTTAGGCAAAAAATACCCTAATTCGGTAAGTTTTCCCATAAAATGAGACAAAGTTAAAGGCGCAAAATCATACGCCCTGACTTTAATTGACTACGAAGCAACTGCTGAATTAGGTTTTGTTTTTATTCACTGAGTTGCGGCCAATATCAAAAAAAACAAGCTAAAATGAGATGACTCCTTTTCGCGCCAAGATAAAATGTATCAATTTGAAAATTCAATGACCCGTCATGCAAATAATTATTTACTTGATTCATTTTATCGACCTCATCCTGATGGAGTCTATTTTGGACCACTGCCGCCAGCTAATGATCATAACTATCGACTCGAGGTTTTTGCCCTTGATGTTGAAAATATAATTCCTGAGGATTTAAAAAATAAGCCTCTGTTTTACGATGATTTTCTTGAATTAATTAAAAATCATGTCCTTGATTTTGGAATTAGCTCATTTTTATACCGTTCTCATGGAAAAATTGAAAACAATTTGCTTGTAAAAAAACAGATTTCCAAAAGTGAGCTAAACGCACCACTGGCCAAAGAAGAGCAAAATTTTTTTCTTGATTTTTTACCGATAAATTTTAGCTCATCAGCACTAATTGCCAGAGAAAATGATTATCATCTTTTAGATATCGAATTTTTAGGCAAACAAGGCACAAGCCCATTTTTTAGCGCCCGTAATTTTGACATTGAAATTTATTCTGAATCTAATAAAATTAAAGAATATGCTATAATTATAACTAGTTTTGCCGAAAATTTTTCGCTCGGAGTTGGACTAAATGTCTGAAATCGGGTTGGAATTATCAAAAAAACTGATGATTATAAAACGACTTTAAGTGCTGGAAAAAATAGTTTTGATCTTTTTGATAGTGATATTCCTGTTTTTAATAGTTTTGGATCATTTTGTGCTGATTCAATTGCTAAAAAAATCAACCTAGATTCCTCAGAAAAATTTGAATTTATTAAAGCAAAATACGGAGTTATTTATCTTCCTGGTCTTACAAACGGCCAAGGAAAATACCAACTTGAAATTTTTGGGCTTAATCAAGTAATTGACTGGAGTCAAATTGCGCGAAATTTAAATAAACCTTTGACATCATTTGAGGTTCTTAGCGCGATAAAAGGAAAAGTTATTGGCTATAATCGTACTTTTTTTAAATTAATTTAA
- a CDS encoding L-ribulose-5-phosphate 4-epimerase, producing MKIKDRDELVLLQKQVLEANLLLYKSKLALHTWGNVSAISSDRSYYVIKPSGISYEKMKYSDMVPVDLENNVLETDLNPSSDTPTHSLLYKADPRIKAIVHTHSPFSVAWAQAGKEIPALGTTHADNFYGSIPCTNSLTDEQINGQYEHNTGVVIVDHFNKNNIDFIATPAVLVKEHGPFCWSNKSAEDAVKLAMTLEEVAKMAFYTKQINPDQSQANIVLQKKHYNRKHGKNAYYGQKQ from the coding sequence ATGAAAATCAAAGATAGGGACGAATTAGTTTTACTGCAAAAACAAGTTTTGGAGGCTAATCTTTTATTATATAAGTCAAAATTAGCGCTTCACACTTGAGGAAATGTTTCGGCCATAAGTTCAGATCGCTCATATTATGTAATTAAACCTAGTGGAATTTCTTATGAAAAAATGAAATATTCAGATATGGTTCCTGTTGATCTTGAAAATAATGTTCTTGAAACTGACTTAAATCCTTCAAGTGACACACCAACTCATTCACTTCTTTATAAAGCAGATCCACGAATTAAGGCAATTGTCCATACTCACTCGCCTTTTTCAGTGGCTTGAGCCCAAGCTGGCAAAGAAATTCCTGCCTTAGGAACAACCCATGCTGACAATTTTTATGGTTCAATTCCTTGCACAAATTCATTAACTGACGAACAAATCAATGGTCAATATGAACACAACACCGGTGTTGTTATAGTCGATCATTTTAATAAAAATAATATTGATTTTATTGCAACTCCGGCCGTTTTAGTAAAAGAACACGGACCATTTTGTTGGTCTAATAAATCTGCAGAAGACGCTGTTAAACTCGCTATGACTCTTGAAGAAGTAGCAAAAATGGCCTTTTATACAAAACAAATAAATCCTGATCAAAGTCAGGCTAATATTGTTTTACAAAAAAAACACTATAACCGAAAACATGGTAAAAACGCATATTATGGACAAAAACAATAA